In Lysobacter firmicutimachus, one genomic interval encodes:
- the tal gene encoding transaldolase, whose amino-acid sequence MTQLEQLRALSAVVADTGDIEAIARFRPLDATTNPSLLLKAASLPAYAPLIDSALAAAEGADLSARVGDAGLRLAVAIGGEILKLIPGRVSTEVDARLSFDTDATLAQARRIVELYERAGIGRERLLIKIASTWEGIRAAEQLEREGIHCNLTLLFSFAQAVACAEAGVYLISPFVGRILDWHLANGAAKPATPQDDPGVQSVTRIWNYYKRHGYATVVMGASFRNIGQILALAGCDRLTISPELLAELDAAQGEVPRALVDDGARAAPEAALNEAAFRWQHNEDAMATDKLADGIRRFAADQRKLEDLLAQRLRG is encoded by the coding sequence ATGACCCAGCTCGAACAATTGCGCGCGCTGTCCGCGGTGGTCGCCGACACCGGCGACATCGAGGCGATCGCCCGCTTCCGTCCGCTCGACGCCACCACCAATCCCTCGCTGCTGCTCAAGGCCGCGTCCCTGCCCGCCTACGCGCCGCTGATCGATTCCGCGCTCGCCGCCGCCGAAGGCGCCGACCTGTCCGCCCGCGTCGGCGATGCCGGCCTGCGCCTGGCGGTGGCGATCGGCGGCGAGATCCTCAAACTGATTCCCGGCCGCGTCTCGACCGAAGTCGACGCGCGTCTGAGCTTCGACACCGACGCCACCCTGGCGCAGGCCCGGCGCATCGTCGAACTGTACGAACGCGCCGGCATCGGCCGCGAACGCCTGCTGATCAAGATCGCTTCGACCTGGGAAGGCATCCGCGCGGCCGAGCAACTCGAACGCGAAGGCATCCACTGCAACCTGACCCTGCTGTTCTCCTTCGCCCAGGCGGTCGCCTGCGCCGAGGCCGGGGTCTATCTGATCTCGCCCTTCGTCGGCCGCATCCTCGACTGGCACCTGGCCAACGGCGCGGCCAAGCCGGCCACGCCGCAGGACGACCCCGGCGTGCAGTCGGTGACCCGCATCTGGAACTACTACAAGCGCCACGGCTACGCCACGGTGGTGATGGGCGCCAGCTTCCGCAACATCGGCCAGATCCTGGCCTTGGCCGGCTGCGACCGCCTGACGATCTCGCCGGAACTGCTGGCCGAACTCGACGCCGCCCAGGGCGAAGTGCCGCGCGCGCTGGTCGACGACGGCGCCCGCGCCGCGCCGGAGGCCGCGCTGAACGAGGCCGCCTTCCGCTGGCAGCACAACGAAGATGCCATGGCGACCGACAAGCTCGCCGACGGCATCCGCCGTTTCGCCGCCGACCAGCGCAAGCTGGAAGACCTGCTCGCGCAGCGCCTGCGCGGCTGA
- a CDS encoding NYN domain-containing protein — protein MAAEEKRIALLIDADNAPAAKIEAILAEVARYGVANVRRAYGNWKSQSLKGWEAVLHEYAIRPMQQFAYSKGKNASDMALVIDAMDLLYARNLDGFAIVSSDADFTPLVMRLLTEGAKVYGFGEQKTPEPFVNACSKFTYLEALGQPAGTDAPADEAPATPPRSAGDLRGDTRLVRMLRRAVDAVAGDDGWSHLGAVGHQIGNQASFDSRNYGYRKLSDLIEASGLFELRRDNQIVWVRDKPKGKGAAKPAPAPVAAAPGKPRLKAK, from the coding sequence ATGGCCGCAGAGGAAAAACGCATCGCGTTGCTGATCGACGCCGACAACGCGCCGGCGGCGAAGATCGAGGCGATCCTGGCCGAGGTGGCCCGCTACGGCGTGGCCAACGTGCGCCGCGCCTACGGCAACTGGAAAAGCCAGAGCCTCAAGGGCTGGGAAGCGGTGCTGCACGAGTACGCGATCCGGCCGATGCAGCAGTTCGCCTACAGCAAGGGCAAGAATGCCTCCGACATGGCCCTGGTGATCGACGCCATGGACCTGCTGTACGCGCGCAACTTGGACGGCTTCGCGATCGTCTCCAGCGACGCCGACTTCACCCCACTGGTGATGCGGCTGTTGACCGAGGGCGCCAAGGTCTACGGCTTCGGCGAGCAGAAGACACCCGAACCGTTCGTCAACGCCTGCTCCAAGTTCACCTATCTGGAAGCGCTGGGCCAGCCGGCCGGCACCGACGCGCCGGCCGACGAGGCGCCGGCCACGCCGCCGCGCAGCGCCGGCGACCTGCGCGGCGACACCCGCCTGGTGCGCATGCTGCGGCGCGCGGTCGATGCGGTCGCCGGCGACGACGGCTGGTCGCACCTGGGCGCGGTCGGGCACCAGATCGGCAATCAGGCTTCGTTCGATTCGCGCAATTACGGCTACCGCAAGCTCAGCGATCTGATCGAGGCCAGCGGTTTGTTCGAGCTGCGCCGCGACAACCAGATCGTGTGGGTGCGCGACAAGCCCAAGGGCAAGGGCGCGGCGAAGCCCGCGCCGGCCCCGGTCGCGGCCGCGCCCGGCAAGCCGCGGCTCAAGGCCAAGTAA
- a CDS encoding carbohydrate binding family 9 domain-containing protein — translation MRRVTLCTTLLALLGSAFPALADDVLNIPRAEHAPRLQDYIGGVPADAGVEVKDFRQNKPGDGVPSSLETRAYLSYDDHHLYVVFVCKDDPKQVRARIARRDAVFGDDGVQLMLDTYRDKQRAFVFTVNPYGAQMDSRYTEGLGYDFNFDTQWVSDGRLTDDGYVAVMQIPFKSLRFERGDMQNWGIAINRIIPRTNEFVYWPYITERKEGFVQQFAAARIEDEIQPSRNIQLIPHVTYRDAETLGVDSAGKPSMRGHRRSEVGVDAKFVVKDSIAVDLTVNPDFSEVETDEPQVIVNERFEQSFVEKRPFFLENSGIFGLPVSLFYSRRVVNPQYGARVTGRLGRWALGGLLMDDESAGLLLSGKDYGKTGKIGVARLQRDVGEQSNVGFLASDRSVGDQYNRVFGLDSRMKLNDNWLLNAQAIKSKSREEGDFRRDGDLLFAQAIRGGRDFTFDGQYIDISDDFEAELGFVPRVGIKQLYQKSGYLKQFPDAPWLVNMGPTLTAYRTWDQKGDTQDWSMEPGFVVNGLRLTKIEGNLIRGYEYFGGRDFYMDGFKLGVSSEWFKWLGGEVSYTQRETVNHLPAPGLDPFLADERLFKLKFTLSPFAQLRIDQSFIWDELRTRHSIAGRDSDSKVFRSTQSFTKIKYQFSRFWAAHVIFDYKALDSDTNLFLIPRDKKLVTDLLVSYSPNPGTAFYLGYTDQQQNLRINENPAFVVRTRDLDLHSGKQLFMKFSYLFNF, via the coding sequence ATGCGTCGCGTTACTTTGTGCACCACCCTGTTGGCGCTGCTCGGCAGCGCGTTCCCGGCGCTGGCCGACGATGTGCTGAACATCCCTCGCGCCGAGCACGCACCGCGTCTGCAGGACTACATCGGCGGCGTGCCGGCCGACGCTGGCGTGGAGGTCAAGGATTTCCGCCAGAACAAGCCCGGCGACGGCGTGCCTTCGTCGCTGGAGACCCGCGCCTATTTGTCCTACGACGATCATCACCTGTACGTGGTGTTCGTATGCAAGGACGATCCCAAGCAGGTGCGCGCGCGCATCGCCCGCCGCGACGCGGTGTTCGGCGACGACGGCGTGCAGCTGATGCTCGACACCTACCGCGACAAGCAGCGCGCCTTCGTGTTCACGGTGAACCCCTACGGCGCGCAGATGGACAGCCGCTACACCGAAGGGCTGGGCTACGACTTCAACTTCGATACCCAGTGGGTGTCCGACGGGCGACTGACCGACGATGGCTACGTCGCGGTGATGCAGATCCCGTTCAAGAGCCTGCGCTTCGAACGCGGCGACATGCAGAACTGGGGCATCGCGATCAACCGCATCATTCCGCGCACTAACGAGTTCGTGTACTGGCCCTACATCACCGAGCGCAAGGAGGGCTTTGTCCAGCAGTTCGCCGCCGCGCGCATCGAGGACGAAATCCAGCCCAGCCGCAATATCCAGCTGATCCCGCACGTCACCTACCGCGACGCCGAGACCCTGGGCGTGGATTCGGCCGGCAAGCCGTCGATGCGCGGCCATCGCCGCAGCGAGGTCGGCGTCGACGCCAAGTTCGTGGTCAAGGACTCGATCGCGGTCGACCTGACCGTCAATCCCGACTTCAGCGAGGTCGAAACCGACGAGCCGCAGGTCATCGTCAACGAGCGCTTCGAGCAGAGCTTCGTCGAGAAGCGGCCGTTCTTCCTCGAGAACAGCGGCATCTTCGGCCTGCCGGTGTCGTTGTTCTACTCGCGCCGGGTGGTCAATCCGCAGTACGGCGCCCGCGTCACCGGCCGGCTCGGCCGCTGGGCCCTGGGCGGACTGCTGATGGACGACGAATCCGCCGGCCTGCTGCTGTCGGGCAAGGATTACGGCAAGACCGGCAAGATCGGCGTGGCCCGCCTGCAGCGCGACGTCGGCGAGCAGTCCAACGTCGGCTTCCTCGCCTCCGACCGCAGCGTCGGCGACCAGTACAACCGCGTGTTCGGCCTGGACTCGCGCATGAAGCTCAACGACAACTGGCTGCTCAACGCCCAGGCGATCAAGAGCAAATCGCGCGAGGAAGGCGACTTCCGCCGCGACGGCGACCTGCTGTTCGCGCAGGCGATCCGCGGCGGCCGCGACTTCACGTTCGACGGCCAGTACATCGACATCTCCGACGATTTCGAAGCCGAGCTCGGCTTCGTGCCGCGCGTGGGCATCAAGCAACTGTACCAGAAGTCGGGCTATCTCAAGCAGTTCCCCGATGCGCCCTGGCTGGTCAACATGGGCCCGACCCTGACCGCCTACCGCACTTGGGACCAGAAGGGCGACACCCAGGACTGGAGCATGGAGCCGGGCTTCGTCGTCAACGGACTGCGCCTGACCAAGATCGAGGGCAACCTGATTCGCGGCTACGAGTACTTCGGCGGCCGCGATTTCTACATGGACGGCTTCAAGCTCGGCGTCAGCAGCGAATGGTTCAAGTGGCTGGGCGGGGAAGTCAGCTACACCCAGCGCGAGACCGTCAACCATCTGCCGGCGCCGGGGCTGGACCCGTTCCTGGCCGACGAACGCCTGTTCAAGCTCAAGTTCACCCTGAGCCCGTTCGCCCAGTTGCGCATCGACCAGTCCTTCATCTGGGACGAGTTGCGCACGCGCCATTCGATCGCCGGGCGGGATTCGGACTCCAAGGTATTTCGCAGCACCCAGTCGTTCACCAAGATCAAGTACCAGTTCAGCCGCTTCTGGGCCGCGCACGTGATCTTCGACTACAAGGCGCTGGATTCGGATACGAATCTGTTCCTGATCCCGCGCGACAAGAAGCTGGTGACCGACCTGTTGGTCAGCTACTCGCCCAACCCCGGCACCGCGTTCTACCTGGGCTATACCGACCAGCAGCAGAACCTGCGCATCAACGAGAACCCGGCCTTCGTCGTCCGCACCCGCGACCTCGACCTGCACAGCGGCAAGCAGCTCTTCATGAAGTTCAGCTACCTGTTCAACTTCTGA
- a CDS encoding glycosyltransferase family 87 protein, translating to MQTRTDSRPPGAGRWAIAALALGLAAPMLATGLAGFGLRPALALAVAVLALAAAGAPLARRLPRQWDTAFARRPLAALLLAAIAVLAVLRLSGVALYLADAEQAQFSAFWFDPFYIGHSCYSGYWQAAELSREGAANLYDPMLYSGSMGRFKLDEFLYLPQFLLLPRLGLVLGGDFYSLRAVWFALEGAIVLAGLWAAARWIGGGAGRRAWLLIPAVMLSSAVVVTLQVGNFQLAAIALSVLAMIQFERGRNISGGALLGFAAFKLFPGLLGVYLLARRRWAAAAWTGAFAALYTVVAYLWLGPQPFEAFLHYQAPRIANGEAWAFLEIEGLEWVSAINQSVPGLVLKAKILGVEGLNRATMGAVAWIWTGAAIVMAIVAGLRHDAMSRLERAAVWIALLGLAVFRSPFVPDHSGLFAPIWLWSLIAAGCMPNLRSVALLAVAWLACNAVLPVGGLPLPEVPARILLATAVQAIAIGLCLWTVLRRPGLRSPSALFWRADDSQPPVSAAMDGDVRDLPISLTIKAEH from the coding sequence ATGCAAACACGTACCGATTCACGGCCGCCGGGCGCCGGCCGCTGGGCGATCGCGGCGCTCGCTCTGGGCCTGGCCGCGCCCATGCTCGCCACGGGATTGGCCGGGTTCGGCCTGCGTCCCGCCCTGGCCTTGGCAGTGGCCGTGCTTGCGCTCGCCGCGGCCGGCGCGCCGTTGGCGCGGCGCCTGCCGCGGCAATGGGACACGGCATTCGCGCGCCGGCCGCTGGCCGCGCTATTGCTGGCCGCGATCGCGGTGTTGGCGGTGCTGCGCCTGAGCGGCGTCGCGCTGTACCTGGCCGACGCCGAGCAGGCACAGTTTTCGGCGTTCTGGTTCGATCCGTTCTACATCGGCCACAGTTGCTACTCCGGTTATTGGCAGGCGGCCGAGCTGTCGCGCGAGGGCGCGGCGAATCTGTACGACCCGATGCTCTACAGCGGCTCGATGGGCCGCTTCAAGCTCGACGAATTCCTGTACCTGCCGCAATTCCTGCTGCTGCCGCGGCTGGGCCTGGTCCTGGGCGGCGATTTCTATTCGCTGCGTGCGGTCTGGTTCGCGCTCGAAGGGGCGATCGTGCTGGCCGGCCTGTGGGCGGCGGCGCGCTGGATCGGCGGCGGCGCCGGTCGCCGCGCTTGGTTGTTGATCCCCGCGGTGATGCTGTCGAGCGCGGTGGTGGTGACCCTGCAGGTCGGCAACTTTCAGCTCGCGGCCATCGCCTTGTCGGTGCTGGCGATGATCCAGTTCGAACGCGGGCGCAACATCAGCGGCGGCGCGTTGCTCGGCTTCGCCGCGTTCAAACTGTTCCCGGGCTTGCTCGGCGTGTACCTGCTGGCGCGCCGGCGGTGGGCCGCGGCGGCCTGGACCGGCGCCTTCGCCGCGCTGTACACCGTCGTCGCCTATCTGTGGCTGGGGCCGCAGCCGTTCGAAGCCTTCCTGCACTACCAGGCCCCGCGCATCGCCAACGGCGAGGCGTGGGCCTTCCTCGAGATCGAAGGCCTGGAGTGGGTCAGCGCGATCAATCAGTCGGTGCCGGGCCTGGTGCTGAAGGCCAAGATCCTCGGCGTCGAGGGCCTGAACCGGGCGACGATGGGGGCGGTCGCCTGGATCTGGACCGGCGCCGCGATCGTAATGGCGATCGTCGCCGGCCTGCGCCACGACGCGATGTCGCGGCTGGAGCGCGCCGCGGTGTGGATCGCTCTGCTCGGGCTGGCGGTATTCCGCAGCCCCTTCGTGCCCGACCACAGCGGTTTGTTCGCGCCGATCTGGCTGTGGAGCCTGATCGCCGCGGGCTGCATGCCCAACCTACGCAGCGTCGCGCTGCTCGCCGTGGCCTGGCTGGCCTGCAATGCGGTGTTGCCGGTCGGCGGCCTGCCGCTGCCGGAGGTGCCTGCGCGCATCCTGCTGGCCACCGCGGTGCAGGCGATCGCGATCGGCTTGTGCCTGTGGACGGTGCTGCGCCGTCCCGGCCTGCGCTCGCCCAGCGCGCTTTTCTGGCGCGCCGACGATTCCCAACCACCGGTCTCCGCCGCCATGGACGGCGATGTCCGGGATCTCCCGATTTCTCTGACGATTAAGGCGGAACACTGA
- the rpoH gene encoding RNA polymerase sigma factor RpoH: MTAIAQSTALVANNLPVPSALGSLDAYIGAVHQIPVLTAEDEQALARRYREEEDLDAARELVHSHLRFVVHVARGYNGYGLQIGDLIQEGNIGLMKAVKRFDPDQGVRLVSFAVHWIRAEMHEFILKNWRIVKVATTKAQRKLFFNLRKSKSRLGWMNAEEVRLVAKDLNVSEREVLEMESRLSGRDIGFDAPSDEDDDHAPPSPAAYLRAADEDPSQSYEREDEEDNQLALLREGLAGLDARSRDIIKRRWLDADSKITLQELADEYGVSAERIRQIEANALKKMRGLFAA, from the coding sequence ATGACCGCTATCGCCCAATCCACCGCTCTAGTCGCCAACAACCTGCCTGTGCCCAGCGCGCTCGGTTCGCTGGACGCGTACATCGGCGCCGTGCACCAGATTCCGGTGCTCACCGCCGAAGACGAGCAGGCCCTGGCGCGTCGTTACCGCGAAGAGGAAGACCTCGACGCGGCCCGCGAACTCGTTCACTCGCACCTGCGCTTCGTGGTCCACGTGGCCCGCGGCTACAACGGCTACGGCCTGCAGATCGGCGACCTGATCCAGGAAGGCAACATCGGCCTGATGAAGGCGGTGAAGCGCTTCGACCCGGACCAGGGCGTGCGCCTGGTGTCGTTCGCGGTGCACTGGATCCGCGCCGAGATGCACGAGTTCATCCTCAAGAACTGGCGCATCGTCAAGGTCGCCACGACCAAGGCGCAGCGCAAGCTGTTCTTCAACCTGCGCAAGAGCAAGTCGCGCCTGGGTTGGATGAACGCCGAGGAAGTGCGCCTGGTCGCCAAGGACCTCAACGTCTCCGAGCGCGAAGTGCTGGAGATGGAGTCGCGCCTGTCCGGGCGCGACATCGGCTTCGATGCGCCGTCCGACGAGGACGACGACCACGCGCCGCCGTCGCCGGCCGCTTACCTGCGCGCCGCCGACGAGGACCCGTCGCAGTCCTACGAACGCGAGGACGAAGAGGACAACCAACTGGCCCTGCTGCGCGAAGGCCTGGCCGGTCTGGACGCCCGCTCGCGCGACATCATCAAGCGTCGCTGGCTCGATGCCGACAGCAAGATCACCCTGCAGGAACTGGCCGACGAGTACGGCGTCAGCGCCGAGCGCATCCGCCAGATCGAGGCCAATGCGCTGAAAAAGATGCGCGGCCTGTTCGCGGCCTGA
- a CDS encoding HAD family hydrolase — MSLRIHNSQKVMRAPQAIIFDTDNTLYAYEHPHAQALAATERKAVRLLGVGQEEVRDAFARAREEVKRQLGKTASSHSRLLYFQRGIEILGRKTQLVITLDLEQTYWRTFLSHCELFPGVRDFLLALRRNGIGTAIITDLTSQIQFRKIIYFGLDDCFDYVVTSEEAGADKPEAAPFRLAIDKLGLDPSRIWMIGDHPVNDVAGARNFGLSTLLRVDRGRDGASTGCDVEFDDFNELHRYFFSGKVDGVGKN; from the coding sequence ATGAGCCTGAGAATCCACAATTCGCAAAAGGTGATGCGCGCGCCGCAGGCGATCATCTTCGATACCGACAACACCCTGTACGCCTACGAGCATCCGCATGCGCAGGCGTTGGCGGCCACCGAGCGCAAGGCGGTGCGCCTGCTCGGGGTCGGCCAGGAGGAGGTGCGCGACGCGTTCGCGCGCGCCCGCGAGGAGGTCAAGCGCCAACTCGGCAAGACCGCCAGCTCGCACAGTCGCTTGCTTTACTTCCAGCGCGGCATCGAGATCCTCGGGCGCAAGACCCAGCTGGTGATCACCCTGGATCTCGAGCAGACCTACTGGCGCACCTTCCTTTCGCATTGCGAGCTGTTCCCGGGCGTGCGCGACTTCCTGCTCGCGTTGCGCCGCAACGGCATAGGCACGGCGATCATCACCGACCTGACCTCGCAGATTCAGTTCCGCAAGATCATCTACTTCGGCCTGGACGATTGCTTCGACTACGTCGTCACCTCCGAGGAAGCCGGTGCCGACAAGCCGGAAGCGGCGCCGTTCCGCCTGGCGATCGACAAGCTCGGGCTGGACCCGAGCCGGATATGGATGATCGGCGACCACCCGGTCAACGACGTCGCCGGCGCGCGCAACTTCGGTTTGAGCACGCTGCTGCGGGTGGATCGCGGCCGCGACGGCGCTTCCACCGGCTGCGACGTCGAATTCGACGATTTCAACGAGCTGCACCGCTACTTCTTCTCCGGCAAGGTCGACGGAGTGGGCAAGAACTGA
- a CDS encoding NAD(P)/FAD-dependent oxidoreductase, with protein sequence MSDSRKHVVIVGGGFGGLWATRALASADVRITLIDRRNHHLFQPLLYQVATAGLSAPDIAAPLRHILRKQANAEVRLGEVVALDAGARQVRLADGEAIGYDYLLLASGATHAYFGHDEWAPNAPGLKTLDDALLIRRRVLLAFERAEAAQSEAERAAWLHFAVVGGGPTGVELAGTLAEIARHTLRREFRRIDPAQAKVRLIEAGPRVLASFPESLSAKASAQLQRLGVEVVTGTPVGAIDGEGYRLGEDRIAARTVLWAAGVAASPLGALLDAPRDRAGRVQVQPDLSVPGHPEIFVAGDLASLKQANGQPVPGVAPAAKQMGSYVARAIRARMRGKPTTPFAYVDYGNLATIGRRAAVVDLRGLRFSGFLAWAFWLAAHVFFLIGFRNRLIVMLNWSWAYFTYQRHARIIFGGKPDPS encoded by the coding sequence ATGAGCGATTCGCGCAAACACGTCGTCATCGTTGGCGGCGGGTTCGGCGGATTGTGGGCGACGCGTGCGCTGGCCAGCGCCGACGTGCGCATCACCCTGATCGACCGCCGCAACCATCATCTGTTCCAACCCCTGCTGTACCAGGTCGCCACCGCCGGCCTGTCGGCGCCCGACATCGCCGCACCGCTGCGCCACATCCTGCGCAAGCAGGCCAATGCCGAAGTGCGGCTGGGCGAAGTCGTCGCCCTCGACGCCGGCGCGCGCCAGGTCCGCCTGGCCGACGGCGAGGCGATCGGCTACGACTACCTGCTGCTCGCCAGCGGCGCCACCCACGCCTACTTCGGCCACGACGAGTGGGCGCCGAACGCGCCCGGGCTGAAGACCCTCGACGACGCCCTGCTGATCCGGCGCCGGGTGCTGCTCGCCTTCGAACGCGCCGAGGCCGCGCAGAGCGAAGCCGAACGCGCGGCCTGGCTGCACTTCGCCGTGGTCGGCGGCGGCCCGACCGGGGTCGAACTGGCCGGCACCCTGGCCGAGATCGCGCGCCACACTCTGCGCCGCGAATTCCGCCGCATCGATCCGGCGCAGGCCAAGGTGCGACTGATCGAAGCCGGGCCGCGGGTGCTGGCGAGCTTTCCGGAGTCGCTGTCGGCCAAGGCCAGCGCGCAGTTGCAGCGGCTGGGAGTCGAGGTCGTCACCGGCACCCCGGTCGGCGCGATCGACGGCGAAGGCTATCGGCTCGGCGAGGACCGCATCGCCGCGCGCACCGTGCTGTGGGCCGCCGGCGTCGCCGCCTCGCCGCTCGGCGCGCTGCTCGATGCGCCGCGCGACCGCGCCGGCCGAGTCCAGGTGCAGCCCGATCTCAGCGTGCCCGGGCATCCGGAAATCTTCGTCGCCGGCGACCTGGCCAGCCTCAAACAGGCCAACGGCCAGCCGGTGCCCGGCGTGGCGCCGGCGGCCAAGCAGATGGGCAGTTACGTCGCCCGCGCCATCCGCGCCCGGATGCGCGGCAAGCCCACAACGCCGTTCGCCTACGTCGACTACGGCAACCTGGCCACCATCGGCCGCCGCGCCGCGGTGGTCGACTTGCGCGGCCTGCGCTTCTCCGGCTTCCTGGCGTGGGCGTTCTGGCTGGCCGCGCACGTGTTCTTCCTGATCGGCTTCCGCAACCGCCTGATCGTGATGCTCAACTGGTCGTGGGCGTACTTCACCTACCAACGCCATGCGCGGATCATTTTCGGCGGCAAGCCCGATCCGTCCTGA
- a CDS encoding DUF1203 domain-containing protein yields the protein MISYRIAGLSPQPFAALFALDDAHLVAHDMRRMAADSPRGFPCRVSLTDAAVGETVLLLTHEHQAQGPYRASGPIFVREAARHAQVYQDQWPPVLLTRNLSLRAYDAQGWLREARVVDGAQGEQAVQDLFADPAIVRVAAHNARFGCFLCAIDRA from the coding sequence GTGATTTCCTACCGCATCGCCGGCTTGTCGCCGCAACCTTTCGCCGCGTTGTTCGCGCTCGACGACGCCCATCTGGTCGCGCACGATATGCGCCGGATGGCCGCCGATTCGCCGCGCGGCTTTCCGTGCCGGGTCTCGTTGACTGACGCGGCGGTCGGCGAAACCGTGCTGCTGCTGACCCACGAACACCAGGCGCAGGGGCCGTACCGCGCCAGCGGCCCGATCTTCGTGCGCGAGGCCGCGCGCCACGCTCAGGTGTATCAGGATCAGTGGCCGCCGGTCCTGTTGACCCGCAATCTGTCGCTGCGCGCTTATGACGCCCAAGGCTGGCTGCGCGAGGCGCGTGTGGTCGACGGCGCGCAAGGCGAACAAGCGGTTCAGGACCTGTTCGCCGATCCGGCGATCGTGCGGGTCGCGGCCCACAACGCGCGGTTCGGTTGCTTCCTGTGCGCGATCGACCGCGCCTGA
- a CDS encoding phytanoyl-CoA dioxygenase family protein, with protein MARVPRRPLAARPPPAQDIHVLTAEQKQQFADQGYLVIDPQIDPDLIDGVRERVGNGLLYQDGRTVERLQDAWRQEPAVKAIACAPAVLATLAELHGRKPLPFQTLNFRVGTQQRVHSDTVHFNSDPAGRMCGVWVALEDIDEYNGAVVYYPGSHKLPEAKMPDVFAEPDLGAQRAPMRDGPLSPRRWWRELRRHPPVHDVGHNYRLYETYMERVVERAGIAPALATIRKGQAFVWAANLLHGGSPRVDPARTRHSQVSHYYFEGARYHRPLLNPDGRIRYFQPDWIA; from the coding sequence ATGGCCCGCGTTCCGCGCCGGCCGCTCGCCGCGCGGCCGCCTCCCGCCCAGGACATCCACGTGCTGACCGCCGAGCAGAAGCAGCAATTCGCCGACCAGGGCTATCTGGTCATCGACCCGCAAATCGATCCCGACCTCATCGACGGCGTGCGCGAGCGCGTCGGCAACGGCCTGCTCTATCAAGACGGGCGCACGGTGGAGCGGCTCCAGGACGCCTGGCGGCAAGAGCCCGCCGTCAAGGCCATCGCCTGCGCGCCGGCCGTGCTGGCGACGCTGGCCGAACTGCACGGACGCAAACCGCTGCCGTTCCAGACTCTCAACTTCCGCGTCGGCACCCAGCAACGGGTCCATTCGGACACGGTCCACTTCAACTCCGATCCCGCCGGACGCATGTGCGGCGTATGGGTGGCCCTGGAAGACATCGACGAGTACAACGGTGCCGTCGTTTACTACCCCGGCAGCCACAAACTCCCTGAAGCGAAGATGCCCGACGTGTTCGCCGAGCCCGATCTCGGCGCACAACGCGCGCCGATGCGCGACGGCCCGCTCTCGCCGCGGCGCTGGTGGCGGGAATTGCGCCGCCACCCGCCGGTGCACGATGTCGGGCACAACTACCGGCTCTACGAAACCTACATGGAGCGCGTGGTCGAACGCGCCGGGATCGCGCCGGCGCTGGCGACGATCCGCAAGGGCCAGGCCTTCGTCTGGGCCGCCAACCTGCTGCACGGCGGGTCGCCGCGCGTCGATCCGGCGCGCACTCGCCACAGCCAGGTCAGCCATTACTACTTCGAAGGCGCGCGCTATCACCGTCCGCTGCTCAATCCGGACGGCCGAATCCGCTATTTCCAGCCCGACTGGATCGCCTGA